A genome region from Schaalia sp. 19OD2882 includes the following:
- the trpS gene encoding tryptophan--tRNA ligase has product MTTSEDILANSTNEASLKRSMRRSAEIEMAIDEDPSRFRVMTGDRPTGRLHLGHYFGTLRNRVLLQQRGVDTWVLVADYQVITDRDGVGPIRERVLGLLADYLAVGLDPETTTIFNHSAIPGLNQLMLPFLSLVTESELHRNPTVKAELEATDGRAMSGLMLTYPVHQAADILFCKANLVPVGQDQLPHVEQTRLIAQRFDKRYGRVDPERPVFPRPDALLSQTPLLLGTDGQKMSKSRGNTIELGMSADETAKVLRKAKTDAERVITFDPVSRPEVANLLQLASLATGEAPQAIAESIGDKGAGALKALVTESLNAMLAPIRARRAELEADPGHLLGVLARGNERANAQAEETLTEVRTAMQMMY; this is encoded by the coding sequence GTTCGATGCGGCGCAGTGCCGAGATCGAAATGGCCATCGACGAGGATCCCTCGCGCTTTCGCGTGATGACCGGGGACCGCCCCACGGGTCGGCTGCACTTGGGCCACTACTTCGGGACACTGCGCAATCGGGTGCTCCTCCAGCAGCGAGGGGTCGACACGTGGGTCCTCGTGGCCGACTACCAGGTGATCACCGACCGCGACGGTGTGGGCCCCATCCGCGAACGCGTCCTGGGGCTGCTGGCCGACTATCTGGCCGTGGGCCTGGATCCGGAGACGACGACGATCTTCAACCACTCGGCCATCCCCGGGCTCAACCAGCTCATGCTGCCCTTCCTGTCCTTGGTCACCGAATCCGAATTGCACCGCAACCCGACGGTCAAGGCCGAGTTGGAGGCCACCGACGGTCGCGCCATGAGCGGCCTCATGCTCACCTACCCGGTGCACCAGGCCGCCGACATCCTCTTCTGCAAGGCGAATCTGGTGCCCGTGGGACAGGACCAGCTGCCCCATGTCGAACAGACTCGCCTGATCGCCCAGCGTTTCGACAAGCGTTACGGGCGTGTGGACCCTGAGCGTCCGGTCTTCCCGCGCCCGGACGCGCTGCTCTCGCAGACCCCCCTGCTGTTGGGAACCGACGGCCAGAAGATGTCGAAGTCTCGCGGCAACACCATCGAGTTGGGCATGAGCGCCGACGAGACCGCGAAGGTCCTGCGCAAGGCGAAGACCGACGCCGAACGCGTCATCACCTTCGATCCTGTCTCGCGCCCGGAGGTGGCCAACCTCCTCCAGTTGGCGTCCCTGGCCACCGGTGAGGCCCCGCAAGCCATCGCGGAGTCGATCGGCGACAAGGGGGCCGGTGCTCTCAAGGCCTTGGTCACCGAGTCCCTCAATGCGATGCTCGCGCCGATTCGCGCCCGCCGTGCGGAACTCGAGGCCGACCCGGGTCACCTGTTGGGCGTTCTGGCGCGCGGCAACGAGCGGGCGAACGCCCAGGCCGAGGAGACCCTCACCGAAGTTCGCACCGCCATGCAGATGATGTACTGA
- the glgB gene encoding 1,4-alpha-glucan branching protein GlgB has translation MENDTPIAVDTDLLDAVAYGTHYMPHSVLGAHLGAGGVTVRTVHHLADAVDVVTANASYPATHERNGVWVAVLPLEDIPDYRVRVTYGDQIVTKDDPYRFLPTLGEMDTYLISEGRHEELWKVLGAHVKHYEGEMGPVDGVAFAVWAPNARAVRVVGDFNYWDGTATAMRSLGASGVWEIFIPGVGIGARYKFEIQGPGGNWFQKADPMARATEIPPATASVVTALHHDWADRTWMDQRAQRNVHRGPMSVYEVHVGSWRQGLGYRGLADELVPYLTRMGFTHVEFMPVAEHPFGGSWGYQVTSYFAPSSRYGTPDDFRYLIDKLHQAGIGVILDWVPAHFPKDEWALARFDGTPLYEDPDPMRGEHPDWGTYVFNFGRREVRNFLVANALYWLEEFHIDGLRVDAVASMLYLDYSRKDGQWRPNQYGGRENLEAIEFLQEANATAYRRNPGIVMIAEESTAWPGVTAPTSSGGLGFGMKWNMGWMNDTLRYMREDPVNRRWHHGELTFSLVYAFSENYVLPLSHDEVVHGKGSLINKMPGDKWQRLAGLRSLLAYQWSHPGKQLLFMGQEFGQEQEWVEAYSLDWWLTDQEEHAGVQRLVAALNGVYSTHPAMWDDDYTGFEWIDASDGDHNVISYLRKGVDEDGRQQIIVCVSNFAGNPHEGYRVGLPFAGEWGEVLSTDDVAFGGSGVTNVGPVIAEEVPWNGRPASAELRVPPLGAVWLTPKVD, from the coding sequence ATGGAAAATGACACCCCGATCGCCGTTGACACGGACCTCCTGGACGCAGTCGCATACGGCACGCACTACATGCCCCACTCCGTCCTCGGAGCCCACTTGGGTGCAGGCGGTGTGACTGTCCGCACCGTTCATCACCTTGCTGACGCGGTCGACGTCGTCACCGCCAACGCCTCCTACCCGGCGACCCACGAACGCAATGGAGTGTGGGTCGCCGTCCTTCCTCTGGAGGACATTCCCGACTACCGCGTGCGCGTCACCTACGGCGACCAGATCGTCACCAAGGACGATCCCTACCGTTTCCTGCCGACCTTGGGCGAGATGGACACCTACCTGATCTCCGAAGGCCGTCACGAGGAACTGTGGAAGGTCCTGGGTGCCCACGTCAAGCACTACGAGGGCGAGATGGGCCCCGTGGACGGTGTGGCCTTCGCCGTGTGGGCCCCCAACGCCCGCGCGGTGCGCGTCGTCGGCGACTTCAACTACTGGGACGGCACCGCCACCGCGATGCGCTCATTGGGTGCTTCGGGCGTGTGGGAGATCTTCATCCCCGGTGTGGGCATCGGCGCACGCTACAAGTTCGAGATCCAGGGCCCCGGAGGCAACTGGTTCCAGAAGGCCGACCCGATGGCCCGCGCCACCGAGATCCCGCCGGCCACCGCCTCGGTGGTCACCGCATTGCACCACGACTGGGCGGACCGGACGTGGATGGATCAGCGCGCGCAGCGCAACGTCCACCGCGGCCCCATGTCCGTCTACGAGGTCCACGTCGGATCCTGGCGTCAGGGTCTGGGATACCGGGGCCTGGCCGACGAACTGGTCCCCTACCTGACCCGCATGGGCTTCACCCACGTGGAATTCATGCCCGTGGCGGAGCACCCATTCGGCGGATCCTGGGGCTACCAGGTCACCTCCTACTTCGCGCCCTCGTCACGCTACGGCACGCCCGACGACTTCCGCTACCTCATCGACAAATTGCACCAGGCAGGTATCGGAGTCATTCTGGACTGGGTGCCCGCCCACTTCCCCAAGGACGAGTGGGCGCTGGCCCGCTTCGACGGGACCCCCCTGTACGAGGACCCGGACCCCATGCGCGGTGAACACCCCGACTGGGGCACCTACGTGTTCAACTTCGGCCGGCGCGAGGTCCGCAACTTCCTGGTGGCCAACGCCCTGTACTGGCTCGAAGAGTTCCACATCGACGGCCTGCGCGTCGACGCGGTCGCTTCGATGCTGTACCTGGACTACTCGCGCAAGGACGGCCAGTGGCGTCCCAACCAGTACGGCGGCCGCGAGAACCTGGAAGCCATCGAGTTCCTGCAGGAAGCCAATGCCACGGCCTACCGCCGCAATCCCGGAATCGTCATGATCGCCGAGGAGTCCACCGCTTGGCCCGGTGTCACCGCGCCCACCTCTTCCGGCGGCCTGGGATTCGGCATGAAGTGGAACATGGGGTGGATGAACGACACTTTGCGCTACATGCGAGAGGACCCGGTCAACCGCCGCTGGCACCACGGGGAACTCACCTTCTCGCTGGTGTACGCCTTCTCCGAGAACTACGTCCTGCCCCTGTCCCATGACGAGGTCGTGCACGGCAAGGGTTCGCTCATCAACAAGATGCCCGGCGACAAGTGGCAGCGTCTGGCCGGTCTGCGTTCCCTGCTTGCCTACCAGTGGTCGCACCCCGGCAAGCAGCTGCTCTTCATGGGTCAGGAATTCGGCCAGGAGCAGGAGTGGGTCGAGGCCTACTCCCTTGACTGGTGGCTCACCGACCAGGAGGAGCACGCCGGTGTGCAGCGTCTGGTGGCCGCCCTCAACGGCGTCTACTCCACACATCCGGCCATGTGGGACGACGACTACACGGGCTTCGAGTGGATCGACGCCTCCGACGGGGACCACAACGTCATCTCCTACCTGCGCAAGGGCGTGGACGAGGACGGGAGGCAGCAGATCATCGTGTGCGTGTCGAACTTCGCCGGTAACCCGCACGAGGGTTACCGCGTGGGCCTGCCCTTCGCCGGAGAGTGGGGCGAGGTGCTGAGCACCGACGACGTGGCCTTCGGCGGGTCCGGGGTGACGAATGTCGGACCGGTGATCGCCGAGGAGGTGCCGTGGAACGGCCGTCCTGCCTCCGCCGAACTGCGCGTGCCGCCCTTGGGAGCCGTCTGGTTGACCCCGAAGGTCGACTGA
- a CDS encoding phosphotransferase, with translation MSPPALPSADDLVRAVTSWLAGRRWFPGDDHSKILAGQCTARRVGEDMCIDLVVLVDQVRLNVPLVLTPGEPSAGVITRFEGQWVVDGPMHSAWWQNWRDQARRVPGCEREPGALVPAGSRMRLVGAEQSNSSFIIEGPAGPLVLKVYRTLSAGEHPDLHLGAALAGSGWTHVATPLACTHLRLDDGEALSSLLTPLVPGAVDAFAHFIDGASRGRDCRGQAQELGSVTRQMHVRLAEVLGTADPILPQELAGRVHGEIDRTRAEVPLLDADLARRLHMCVEPLGRLDRMPLPQRVHGDYHLGQVLLSSDAARWYVLDFEGEPLRPLEERSRPDLALRDVAGMLRSFGYARALGQRQARQADSPIDEGAACTWERQCVRAFLHGWSGGRGLDATEQAVLDSLVVEKACYELRYEASMRPTWTDIPLHALEEIAGGRTPEGPGRTAQ, from the coding sequence ATGTCGCCCCCTGCTCTCCCCTCCGCCGACGATCTGGTGCGGGCCGTCACCTCATGGTTGGCCGGCCGCCGCTGGTTCCCGGGAGACGACCACTCGAAGATCCTTGCCGGGCAGTGCACGGCTCGCCGCGTGGGCGAGGACATGTGCATCGATCTGGTGGTGCTGGTGGATCAGGTGCGCCTGAACGTGCCGCTGGTGCTCACCCCCGGCGAACCTTCCGCCGGAGTCATCACCCGCTTCGAGGGCCAGTGGGTCGTGGACGGGCCGATGCATTCGGCGTGGTGGCAGAACTGGCGAGACCAGGCCCGCCGCGTGCCCGGTTGTGAGCGGGAGCCCGGCGCCCTGGTCCCTGCCGGGTCGCGCATGCGTCTTGTCGGCGCCGAGCAGTCGAACTCCTCCTTCATCATCGAAGGCCCTGCGGGGCCGCTGGTGCTCAAGGTCTACCGGACCCTGAGTGCGGGCGAACACCCGGACCTGCACCTGGGTGCCGCCTTGGCCGGCTCCGGCTGGACTCATGTGGCCACGCCCCTGGCGTGCACCCACCTCCGACTCGACGACGGGGAGGCGCTGTCCAGTCTGCTCACCCCGCTGGTACCCGGGGCGGTCGACGCCTTCGCACACTTCATCGACGGCGCCTCGCGCGGCCGGGACTGCCGAGGGCAGGCCCAGGAGCTCGGAAGTGTCACCCGGCAGATGCATGTCAGGCTCGCGGAGGTCCTCGGCACGGCAGACCCGATCCTCCCGCAGGAGTTGGCGGGCAGGGTCCACGGCGAGATCGACCGAACCCGCGCGGAGGTCCCCCTCCTGGACGCGGACCTGGCTCGAAGGCTCCACATGTGCGTGGAACCCCTTGGGCGGCTCGACCGGATGCCACTGCCCCAGCGGGTGCACGGTGACTACCACTTGGGACAGGTGTTGCTCAGCAGTGACGCCGCCCGGTGGTACGTCCTCGACTTCGAGGGAGAGCCACTGCGTCCCCTGGAAGAACGCAGCCGCCCCGACCTCGCCCTCAGGGACGTGGCCGGGATGCTCCGTTCCTTCGGCTACGCGCGTGCGCTGGGACAACGGCAGGCCCGCCAGGCCGACTCGCCCATTGACGAGGGCGCCGCCTGCACCTGGGAGCGACAGTGCGTACGTGCCTTCCTTCACGGGTGGAGTGGGGGCCGCGGGCTGGATGCCACGGAACAGGCGGTCCTGGACTCCCTCGTCGTGGAAAAGGCGTGCTACGAACTGCGTTACGAGGCGTCGATGCGCCCCACGTGGACGGACATTCCCCTGCATGCCCTGGAGGAGATCGCGGGTGGACGGACCCCGGAAGGCCCGGGCCGCACAGCTCAGTGA
- a CDS encoding VIT family protein has product MSALTAGFTALSSTLRPGLAHSSPGRTQAGTTRSGDNGPASVASRLNWLRAGVLGANDGIVSISGLLVGVAAVDPGNTAALAIAGVAGICSAALSMSVGEYVSVSTQRDTEETLVAAQRKALADDPQGQEARLAGIWQAKGLKPATAALVAKEQSATGALEAHLTAEHNLDPDDLTNPWAAAASSFLAFLLGAALPLVTMLVLPTALRIPGTVVSVLVALALTGWTSAVLGQAPRLRAVTRLVVGGGAAMLLTWVIGHLFGITV; this is encoded by the coding sequence ATGAGTGCACTCACCGCGGGCTTCACCGCCCTGTCCTCCACCCTGCGCCCGGGGCTCGCACACTCCTCCCCCGGCAGGACGCAGGCCGGCACCACCCGCAGCGGGGACAACGGTCCCGCCTCCGTCGCCTCACGCCTGAACTGGCTGCGCGCGGGGGTTCTCGGCGCCAATGACGGCATTGTTTCGATCTCAGGTCTGCTGGTCGGTGTCGCTGCGGTGGATCCGGGCAACACTGCGGCCCTGGCCATTGCCGGTGTCGCCGGCATCTGCTCGGCAGCCCTGTCCATGTCGGTGGGCGAGTACGTGTCCGTGTCCACCCAGCGCGACACCGAAGAGACCCTGGTCGCAGCCCAACGCAAGGCGCTGGCCGATGACCCGCAGGGGCAGGAGGCCCGTTTGGCCGGCATCTGGCAGGCCAAGGGGCTGAAACCGGCCACAGCAGCCCTTGTCGCCAAGGAACAGAGCGCCACCGGCGCCCTGGAGGCCCACCTCACCGCCGAACACAACCTGGATCCGGACGACCTGACCAACCCGTGGGCGGCGGCCGCCTCCTCCTTCCTGGCCTTCCTCCTGGGTGCGGCGCTGCCGCTGGTGACGATGCTGGTCCTGCCCACCGCACTGCGCATCCCCGGCACCGTCGTCTCAGTGCTCGTGGCCCTTGCCCTGACCGGCTGGACCAGCGCCGTCCTGGGTCAGGCTCCACGTCTGCGTGCCGTGACACGACTGGTCGTCGGCGGCGGCGCCGCAATGCTGCTCACCTGGGTGATCGGGCACCTCTTCGGCATCACGGTCTGA
- a CDS encoding alpha-1,4-glucan--maltose-1-phosphate maltosyltransferase: MSENLLPRIPAVELFPVVEGGRLPAKATEHEPFPIRATVFREGHDAKAAEAVLLRPDGTEHSRTLMVDIAPGLDRHEAWVVADTPGAWSFRVDTWSDPYATWRHDATVKIDAGVDVELMLEEGARLLERAASGKALLNTSQAAPPAPQREILLDAAHRLRNSSTSPQQRLSAGLSSRVRQVMRTHPLRDLLDRTPSMPLRVARERALVGSWYEIFPRSAGAHQREDGTWVSGTLAEAAKDLPRIASMGFDVVYLTPIHPIGTTHRKGRNNALEAAPGDPGSPYGIGSAEGGHDAIHPDLGTFDDFDDFVAAAKGLGMEVALDLALQCSPDHPWVQEHPEWFTTRADGTIAYAENPPKKYQDIYPLNFDNDPRGIYRAVRQVLQVWIDHGVTLFRVDNPHTKPIPFWQMMIADVHSTHPDVIFLAEAFTRPAMMRTLGAVGFDQSYTYFTWRRTKGEIEAYLQEVSHETAHLMRPAFWPTTHDILTPQMWTGGTAVFALRAVLAATGSPTWGIYSGYEFVENVNRPGFEEQNDNEKYQYRPRDWAAAESTGIPRLLALLNNARSKHPALRQLHDLRIHPTDHPEILCFSKHVPARLSPTGQADTVIVVLSLNPHDTVEGHVHVDLSSLGIESANGQIRVVDELDGEQYTWSSHTWVSLSPWTRIAHVLAVEPPLYD, from the coding sequence GTGAGCGAGAACCTGCTTCCCCGGATCCCTGCCGTCGAATTGTTCCCCGTGGTCGAGGGCGGTCGCCTTCCCGCCAAGGCCACCGAGCACGAACCTTTCCCGATCCGTGCCACCGTCTTCCGAGAAGGCCACGACGCCAAGGCGGCAGAGGCGGTCCTCCTGCGCCCGGACGGCACCGAACACTCACGCACCCTCATGGTGGACATCGCCCCCGGGCTGGACCGGCACGAGGCATGGGTGGTGGCTGACACCCCCGGAGCATGGAGCTTCCGCGTGGACACGTGGTCCGACCCCTACGCCACGTGGCGCCATGACGCCACCGTGAAGATCGACGCGGGGGTCGACGTGGAGCTCATGCTCGAAGAAGGAGCACGTCTCCTGGAGCGCGCAGCCTCCGGAAAGGCACTGCTCAACACGTCCCAGGCCGCACCCCCGGCCCCCCAGCGGGAGATCCTCCTGGACGCCGCCCACCGCCTGCGCAACTCCTCGACCTCGCCCCAGCAGCGCCTGTCCGCAGGGCTCTCCTCCCGCGTCCGTCAGGTCATGCGCACCCACCCCTTGCGAGACCTGCTCGACCGCACCCCGTCGATGCCGCTGCGAGTGGCCCGCGAGCGCGCCCTCGTCGGATCGTGGTACGAGATCTTCCCGCGTTCGGCCGGTGCCCACCAGCGCGAGGACGGGACGTGGGTCTCGGGCACCTTGGCCGAGGCCGCGAAGGACCTGCCTCGAATCGCCTCCATGGGATTCGACGTCGTCTACCTGACTCCGATCCACCCCATCGGCACCACCCACCGCAAGGGGCGCAACAATGCCCTGGAAGCGGCCCCCGGCGACCCGGGCTCCCCCTACGGCATCGGCTCTGCCGAGGGCGGACATGACGCCATCCACCCGGACCTGGGAACCTTCGACGACTTCGACGACTTCGTCGCTGCCGCCAAGGGGCTCGGCATGGAGGTTGCCCTGGACCTCGCCCTGCAGTGCTCCCCCGACCACCCGTGGGTCCAAGAGCACCCGGAGTGGTTCACCACCCGGGCGGACGGGACGATCGCCTATGCGGAGAACCCGCCGAAGAAGTACCAGGACATCTACCCCCTGAACTTCGACAACGACCCTCGCGGCATCTACCGGGCGGTGCGGCAGGTCCTGCAGGTGTGGATCGACCACGGGGTCACCCTTTTCCGGGTGGACAATCCCCACACCAAGCCGATCCCCTTCTGGCAGATGATGATCGCGGATGTCCACTCCACCCACCCCGACGTCATCTTCCTGGCCGAGGCCTTCACGCGCCCCGCCATGATGCGCACTCTCGGCGCAGTCGGCTTCGACCAGTCCTACACGTACTTCACGTGGCGGCGCACCAAGGGCGAGATCGAGGCCTACCTGCAGGAGGTCAGCCATGAGACCGCCCACCTCATGCGCCCCGCGTTCTGGCCGACCACCCACGACATCCTCACGCCGCAGATGTGGACGGGAGGCACCGCCGTCTTCGCCCTGCGCGCGGTCCTTGCCGCCACGGGCAGCCCCACGTGGGGCATCTACTCCGGCTACGAATTCGTGGAGAACGTCAACCGCCCGGGCTTCGAGGAGCAGAACGACAACGAGAAGTACCAGTACCGTCCTCGTGACTGGGCGGCCGCCGAATCCACCGGTATCCCGCGTCTGCTCGCACTGCTCAACAATGCGCGTTCCAAGCACCCGGCTCTGCGCCAGTTGCACGACCTGCGCATCCACCCCACCGACCACCCGGAGATCCTCTGTTTCTCCAAACACGTGCCCGCGCGCCTGTCCCCCACCGGCCAAGCGGACACGGTGATCGTCGTCCTGTCCCTGAACCCGCACGACACTGTTGAAGGACATGTGCACGTGGACCTGTCCTCCTTGGGGATCGAGTCGGCCAACGGGCAGATCCGGGTCGTCGACGAATTGGACGGGGAGCAGTACACGTGGTCCTCGCACACGTGGGTGAGCCTGTCCCCGTGGACGCGCATCGCCCACGTCCTGGCGGTCGAGCCGCCCCTGTACGACTGA